Proteins encoded by one window of Elaeis guineensis isolate ETL-2024a chromosome 12, EG11, whole genome shotgun sequence:
- the LOC105033489 gene encoding monocopper oxidase-like protein SKU5 yields the protein MVARWSVAAALVWAVVLVGRCSAADPFAYYNFDVSYKTASPLGVEQQVIAINKQFPGPLINVTTNWNVVINVLNSLDEPLLITWDGIQHRKNCWQDGVLGTNCPIPAGWNWTYQFQVKDQIGSFFYFPSLGLQRAAGGYGGITVNNRVVIAVPFGEPDGDITLFIGDWYNKNHTALRKALDDGKDLGMPDGVLMNGKGPYRYNTTLVPAGIDYETINVEPGKTYRFRVHNVGISTSLNLRIQNHNLLLVETEGTYTMQQNYTNLDIHVGQSYSFLVTMDQNASSDYYIVASARFVNESLWTRVTGVAILHYSNSKGKASGPLPDGPNDFYDKTWSMNQAQSIRTNVSSGAARPNPQGSFRYGSINVTQVYVLRNKPPVVIDGKRRTTLNGISYSPPATPLRLADEYDKKGIYTLDFPTRPLDGPPRIAASVINGTYKGFMEIIFQNNDTIVQTYHMDGYAFFVVGMAYGEWTEDSRSQYNKWDGVSRCTTQVFPGAWTAVLVSLDNVGFWNVRAENLDTWYLGQEVYIKVVNPESSDKTESPIPDNALYCGVLQNLQKPQKPHGSSETSSSSILDVGSKLLTLILLLASIAIFA from the exons ATGGTGGCGCGGTGGTCGGTCGCGGCGGCGCTGGTGTGGGCGGTGGTGCTGGTGGGGCGGTGCTCGGCCGCAGATCCCTTCGCTTACTACAACTTTGACGTCTCCTACAAGACTGCCTCCCCGCTCGGCGTCGAGCAGCAG GTGATAGCGATCAACAAGCAATTCCCCGGCCCACTCATCAACGTAACCACCAACTGGAACGTTGTCATTAATGTGCTCAATAGCTTGGATGAGCCATTGCTCATTACCTG GGATGGGATTCAGCATAGGAAGAATTGTTGGCAAGATGGGGTTTTGGGAACGAATTGCCCCATCCCGGCGGGCTGGAACTGGACCTACCAATTCCAGGTTAAGGACCAGATCGGGAGCTTCTTCTACTTCCCCTCCCTTGGCCTACAGCGGGCGGCCGGAGGGTATGGTGGGATCACTGTGAATAACCGGGTTGTTATCGCTGTCCCCTTTGGGGAGCCTGATGGGGACATCACCCTCTTCATTGGGGACTGGTACAACAAGAACCACACG GCCTTAAGGAAGGCACTTGATGATGGCAAGGACCTTGGCATGCCTGATGGCGTTCTGATGAACGGGAAGGGGCCATATCGGTACAATACTACGCTTGTTCCAGCTGGCATAGACTATGAGACTATCAATGTTGAACCTG GCAAAACATATCGTTTCCGTGTCCACAATGTTGGCATCTCTACGAGCTTGAACTTAAGAATCCAAAATCACAACTTGCTTCTTGTAGAGACCGAAGGAACTTACACAATGCAACAGAATTATACCAACTTAGATATTCATGTGGGACAATCATACTCGTTCCTGGTTACAATGGATCAAAATGCAAGCAGTGACTACTACATTGTGGCAAGTGCCAGATTTGTAAATGAGTCACTTTGGACCAGAGTCACGGGTGTTGCCATTTTACACTATTCAAATTCCAAAGGCAAAGCATCTGGCCCTCTTCCAGATGGTcctaatgatttttatgataaaacCTGGTCGATGAATCAGGCACAATCTATCAG AACAAATGTGTCTTCTGGTGCTGCACGCCCCAACCCTCAGGGATCTTTTAGATATGGTTCAATCAATGTGACCCAGGTGTATGTATTAAGAAACAAGCCACCTGTGGTCATTGATGGAAAACGTCGGACTACTCTCAATGGAATTTCGTATTCTCCCCCTGCTACACCATTGAGGCTTGCTGATGAGTATGATAAGAAGGGAATTTATACACTTGATTTCCCTACTAGGCCACTTGATGGGCCACCTCGAATTGCAGCATCTGTAATCAACGGCACATACAAGGGCTTCATGGAAATAATATTTCAGAACAATGATACTATAGTTCAGACATACCACATGGATGGATATGCATTTTTTGTAGTTGG AATGGCTTATGGGGAGTGGACTGAGGATAGCAGAAGTCAGTATAATAAATGGGATGGTGTCTCTCGCTGTACCACACAG GTTTTCCCAGGAGCATGGACTGCTGTCTTGGTCTCACTAGATAATGTGGGCTTTTGGAATGTGCGTGCTGAAAATCTTGATACATGGTACCTTGGGCAGGAAGTGTACATAAAGGTGGTCAACCCCGAAAGTAGTGACAAGACTGAGTCGCCTATACCTGATAATGCTCTCTATTGTGGTGTCCTCCAAAATTTGCAGAA GCCTCAGAAACCTCATGGCTCAAGTGAAACTTCATCTTCTTCAATTCTAGATGTTGGAAGCAAGCTGCTCACCTTGATACTACTCTTGGCTTCAATTGCCATATTTGCGTGA
- the LOC105033491 gene encoding Golgi SNAP receptor complex member 1-2, translating into MGDSSLELQESGWEELRKEARKIEGDLDVKLSSYAKLGARFTHSSGYADTSSPVASSRSWKSMEMEIQSLLEKLLDINDAMSRCAASAAPTTSVTQKLARHRDILHEFTQEFRRTRGNLNSMMEHAELLNSVKNDISESKASGSMSPRVNLLRERASIHGSINQIDEVIGQAQATRSVLGTQRALFGDVQGKVKQLGDKFPIIRGLLGAIRRKRSKDTLILSAVIAACTLFLIVYWLSK; encoded by the exons atggGTGATTCGAGTTTGGAGCTCCAGGAATCGGGGTGGGAGGAGCTTCGCAAGGAGGCGAGAAAGATCGAGGGCGATCTCGACGTTAAGCTCTCCTCCTACGCCAAGCTCGGCGCCCGATTCACTCACTCCTCGG GTTATGCAGACACTAGTTCACCTGTTGCATCCAGCAGATCATGGAAGTCTATGGAAATGGAAATCCAGTCTTTACTAGAGAAGCTACTGGATATCAATGATGCAATGAGTCGATGTGCTGCATCAGCAGCACCTACCACTTCTGTAACCCAAAAGCTTGCAAGACACAGAGACATACTCCATGAATTCACACAG GAATTTAGAAGAACAAGGGGAAACTTGAACTCCATGATGGAGCATGCTGAGCTTCTGAACTCTGTTAAAAATGATATCAGTGAATCAAAG GCATCTGGGAGCATGTCACCCAGGGTAAATTTGTTGAGGGAGAGAGCTTCAATTCATGGAAGCATAAATCAA ATTGATGAGGTTATTGGTCAAGCACAGGCCACAAGATCAGTTCTTGGCACACAGAGGGCTTTGTTTGGTGATGTTCAGGGAAAAGTCAAGCAGCTGGGTGACAAATTTCCCATAATTCGAGGCCTTCTTG GTGCCATTAGAAGGAAGCGCTCGAAGGACACACTTATTCTCTCTGCGGTCATAGCAGCTTGCACTCTGTTCCTAATTGTTTATTGGCTTTCAAAATGA